From Penicillium digitatum chromosome 5, complete sequence, one genomic window encodes:
- a CDS encoding NADH dehydrogenase 1 beta subcomplex subunit, whose amino-acid sequence MTVIETVKSAVGLSETSATRQEMSEARLPMQYRDSCAHLLIPLNRCRQAEYYLPWKCENERHSYEKCQYEEFKKRVAKMDELRAAKDGARSN is encoded by the exons ATGACTGTCATTGAAACGGTTAAGAGTGCCGTCGGTCTCTCGGAGACTTCCG CAACACGCCAGGAGATGTCGGAAGCCCGTCTTCCTATGCAGTACAGAGATTCATGCGCACACCTGCTGATTCCGTTGAATCGATGCCGACAAGCGGAGTACTACCTTCCCTGGAAGTGCGAG AATGAGCGACACTCATACGAGAAGTGCCAGTACGAGGAGTTCAAGAAGCGTGTGGCCAAGATGGACGAGCTGCGTGCCGCCAAGGATGGCGCCCGGAGCAACTGA